One stretch of Schlesneria sp. DSM 10557 DNA includes these proteins:
- the nuoK gene encoding NADH-quinone oxidoreductase subunit NuoK, with product MGEIGLNAYLMVGAVLFVCGVVCMATKRNGIGILMGVELVLNGANVNFVAFSRYTPLGLDGQATALFVIVLAAAEAAVALAIALNFYNNHLTIDVDRGNELQG from the coding sequence ATGGGTGAAATTGGCCTGAATGCCTATCTGATGGTAGGTGCAGTGTTATTCGTCTGCGGCGTTGTCTGCATGGCGACAAAGCGAAACGGCATCGGGATCCTGATGGGGGTCGAACTGGTGCTGAACGGCGCGAATGTCAATTTCGTCGCCTTCTCTCGCTATACGCCACTGGGTCTGGACGGTCAGGCAACGGCACTCTTCGTCATCGTTCTGGCAGCTGCCGAGGCGGCAGTGGCACTCGCGATCGCTCTCAACTTCTATAACAACCATTTGACAATCGATGTGGACCGAGGAAACGAGCTGCAGGGATAG
- a CDS encoding NADH-quinone oxidoreductase subunit J, protein MIEQLLFYTFAFLACGGAIAVAASQNVVRMAFWLVVSLGSVAALFFLLHADFLGAAQLLIYVGGTVVLLVFGVMLTASGPYSTIKTSPAEGITGAAVGVLLLFVLISSIGYVDWADITARSPTIPAAPVLADLTLGAHAEEVLVNTGSTQAKADLEARVQQGRTIRQLGMSFLGMRVDRNLAEGGAQGLAPGYFLPFEIVSVHLLVVLIGAAYLARAKRRAVSEEAVSLE, encoded by the coding sequence ATGATTGAACAACTTCTGTTCTACACATTCGCCTTTCTTGCCTGCGGTGGCGCGATTGCTGTCGCCGCATCACAGAACGTGGTTCGAATGGCGTTCTGGCTGGTTGTATCTCTTGGTTCCGTCGCGGCACTGTTCTTTCTGCTCCATGCCGATTTTCTCGGAGCTGCCCAGCTACTGATCTATGTCGGTGGGACAGTCGTCCTGCTGGTCTTCGGTGTGATGCTGACTGCCAGTGGACCGTATTCCACGATCAAGACTTCACCGGCGGAAGGCATCACGGGTGCCGCAGTAGGAGTCCTGCTGCTCTTCGTCCTGATCTCTTCCATCGGCTATGTCGATTGGGCCGATATCACCGCCCGATCGCCGACCATCCCGGCAGCACCTGTTCTCGCCGACCTGACGCTCGGTGCACACGCCGAAGAGGTACTCGTGAATACCGGATCAACGCAGGCGAAAGCAGATCTGGAAGCACGCGTGCAACAGGGGCGAACGATCCGGCAATTGGGGATGAGCTTCCTGGGAATGCGTGTGGATCGAAACCTTGCCGAAGGAGGAGCACAGGGGTTGGCCCCTGGATATTTCTTGCCATTTGAAATTGTTTCCGTTCATCTGCTTGTCGTCTTGATTGGAGCTGCATACCTCGCGCGGGCAAAACGACGCGCCGTGTCGGAAGAAGCTGTCAGTCTGGAATAA
- a CDS encoding NADH-quinone oxidoreductase subunit H, with product MHGLLASITLQDFLVRVISSTAKIPADSETLLLVAFLLAAVIHASLLLGLFGGLPVFYIWLERKVAGRIQDRLGPTRVGGSFGWLQTIADGIKLIQKEDLVPKDADNLVFRMAPYLATIASFGAFMVLPISDGWVAVAAECGAFLILALMSLEVLGIILAGYSSGSKWALFGAMREAAQMVSYEVPLAICALIPLMIAGSLNFQVIGRLQSGGFWNWFLFHDPFTFLAFFAYFTVATASVKRAPFDLAEAESELVAGFHTEYSGFRWSIFFLAEYSSMFAVSAVAAILFLGGWHDGLMIDSLFDGLRGTGSGWISGFSVGTYIANLFGAIVLITKACLLVFVQIWVRWTLPRLRIDQVMTTCLKYLVPISCFLFLMAVLWPLTLTTVFSRPILAGAPLGEKAVLRSTATGIHVASEGKGGPQ from the coding sequence ATGCATGGCTTGCTGGCCTCAATCACGTTGCAGGACTTCCTGGTCAGGGTAATCTCGTCTACGGCGAAAATTCCCGCTGATTCAGAGACACTTCTTCTTGTTGCTTTCCTCTTGGCAGCAGTCATCCACGCCTCCCTGCTTCTGGGGTTGTTCGGTGGACTTCCCGTCTTCTACATCTGGCTCGAACGAAAAGTCGCCGGTCGTATTCAAGACCGCCTGGGCCCCACACGTGTCGGTGGCAGTTTCGGCTGGCTGCAAACGATTGCAGACGGCATCAAGTTGATCCAGAAGGAAGACCTTGTTCCCAAGGATGCCGACAACCTCGTTTTCCGCATGGCACCCTATCTCGCGACGATCGCCTCCTTCGGTGCGTTCATGGTTCTGCCCATCTCCGACGGCTGGGTCGCCGTTGCAGCAGAATGTGGAGCCTTTTTGATCCTGGCACTTATGTCACTCGAAGTCCTCGGGATTATTCTCGCGGGATATTCGAGCGGTTCGAAATGGGCACTTTTCGGCGCAATGCGCGAAGCGGCTCAAATGGTGAGCTATGAAGTCCCACTTGCGATCTGTGCCCTGATACCGCTGATGATCGCCGGATCGCTGAACTTCCAGGTGATCGGCCGGTTGCAGTCGGGCGGCTTCTGGAACTGGTTTCTGTTTCATGATCCCTTCACCTTTCTGGCCTTCTTCGCCTACTTCACTGTGGCAACAGCCAGTGTCAAACGAGCCCCCTTCGATCTGGCCGAAGCCGAAAGCGAACTGGTCGCCGGTTTCCATACCGAGTACAGCGGCTTCCGGTGGTCGATCTTCTTTCTGGCCGAATACTCGAGCATGTTTGCCGTCAGCGCCGTGGCGGCAATTCTGTTTCTGGGAGGCTGGCACGACGGTCTGATGATCGACAGCCTGTTCGACGGGTTGCGTGGTACGGGAAGCGGCTGGATTTCAGGATTCTCGGTCGGGACGTACATTGCGAATCTGTTCGGCGCGATCGTCCTGATTACGAAAGCCTGTCTTCTTGTCTTCGTGCAGATCTGGGTTCGGTGGACGTTGCCTCGCCTGAGAATCGATCAGGTGATGACCACCTGCCTGAAGTACCTCGTCCCGATCAGTTGCTTTCTCTTTCTGATGGCCGTTCTGTGGCCACTGACACTCACCACAGTCTTTTCACGTCCGATTCTGGCTGGTGCACCACTCGGTGAAAAAGCGGTCCTCCGTTCAACAGCCACTGGCATTCACGTCGCGTCAGAGGGCAAGGGGGGACCACAATGA
- the dapB gene encoding 4-hydroxy-tetrahydrodipicolinate reductase, translating into MSNALKLGVNGAAGRMGQRVVALAHQDKALQVTAAFESASSPKLGLDAGELAGIGKLNVPLSATIDQPVDVIIDFSTPEGCAHILTLSKERKIPLVIATTGLTESQRADVVAASKVIPVLMAPSMSLAVNIAMKLVADASRALKDHSSGVDVEIIERHHRYKEDAPSGTALKFGEIVAAEMGQTEHKHGREGRTGQRPRNEIGYHALRVGDNVGEHTIVYGMLGETLEVAVKGQSRDSYAVGSLTAAKFLVTQSPGLYSMKDALGL; encoded by the coding sequence ATGTCAAACGCTCTGAAATTAGGAGTCAACGGTGCCGCCGGACGGATGGGGCAGCGTGTGGTCGCGTTGGCCCATCAGGACAAAGCACTGCAAGTTACCGCCGCCTTCGAGTCTGCGTCGTCCCCTAAGCTGGGTCTCGATGCAGGAGAACTGGCCGGGATTGGTAAGCTGAATGTGCCGCTGAGTGCCACCATCGATCAACCGGTTGATGTGATCATCGATTTCTCGACCCCCGAAGGGTGTGCTCATATCCTGACGCTCAGCAAAGAGCGGAAGATTCCTCTGGTAATCGCCACCACAGGGCTGACAGAATCGCAGCGAGCCGATGTCGTCGCCGCGTCGAAGGTGATTCCGGTTCTGATGGCGCCCAGCATGAGTCTCGCAGTCAATATCGCGATGAAACTTGTCGCGGATGCTTCTCGCGCCCTGAAGGACCATTCGAGCGGGGTCGATGTAGAAATCATCGAACGACATCATCGCTACAAAGAAGATGCACCCAGCGGAACGGCACTGAAGTTCGGCGAAATCGTGGCTGCGGAGATGGGGCAGACCGAACACAAGCATGGACGGGAAGGGCGCACAGGGCAGCGTCCTCGGAATGAGATCGGCTATCACGCGCTGCGAGTCGGGGACAACGTCGGCGAACATACGATCGTCTACGGAATGCTGGGAGAAACCCTCGAAGTGGCGGTTAAGGGGCAATCTCGAGACAGCTACGCGGTGGGATCGCTGACCGCTGCCAAGTTTCTGGTGACTCAGTCACCGGGGCTGTACTCGATGAAAGACGCTCTCGGTCTATAA
- a CDS encoding aminotransferase class V-fold PLP-dependent enzyme has product MSITADPAFDVESIRRDFPILAQRLSNDRTLVYLDTAATSQKPRVVIDKMVECFEHFNSNVHRGIHELGDRMTTELENARENVRQFIGAADVDEIVFTSGTTMSLNIVAHGWARKFLKPGDEVLVNAMEHHANLVPWQLAARATGAELRYIPLTDDGRLDLSRLDEVLTSRTRLLAVTAMSNVLGTVNPIAELARRAHDVGALICVDAAQSVPHGHTDVQGAKIDFLAFSGHKLYGPTGIGVLYARRELQEAMDPFLAGGHMIREVFEQSSTWADPPAKFEAGTCPFVEAVAMSTAIDYLRAVGLDRIAQYEHQLSSYAHQRMREIPGIRLLGPSVDHKGAILSFVIEGLHAHDLSDLLDRQGVAIRAGHHCTMPLHDLYGLTSSARASLAFYNTRGEVDKLVEAILGAQKVFQRPKRK; this is encoded by the coding sequence ATGTCTATCACCGCTGATCCTGCTTTCGATGTTGAGTCGATTCGACGCGACTTTCCTATTCTCGCGCAGCGACTTTCAAACGACCGAACCCTGGTCTATCTCGACACGGCCGCGACGTCTCAAAAACCGCGTGTCGTCATCGATAAAATGGTCGAATGTTTCGAGCACTTCAATTCGAACGTCCATCGGGGCATCCACGAATTGGGGGATCGGATGACCACGGAACTGGAAAACGCACGTGAAAACGTCCGCCAGTTTATCGGGGCCGCCGACGTCGACGAGATCGTCTTCACATCCGGGACGACGATGTCGCTGAACATCGTGGCTCATGGGTGGGCAAGAAAGTTCCTCAAACCTGGTGATGAGGTCCTGGTGAATGCCATGGAGCACCACGCGAATCTCGTTCCCTGGCAACTCGCGGCCCGCGCGACCGGAGCGGAACTGAGATACATCCCGTTGACCGATGATGGCCGACTGGACCTCTCCAGACTGGATGAGGTTTTGACATCGCGGACCCGACTGCTCGCCGTCACCGCAATGTCGAACGTGCTGGGGACGGTCAATCCGATTGCGGAACTGGCGCGGAGAGCCCATGACGTCGGTGCGTTGATCTGCGTGGATGCGGCTCAGAGTGTGCCGCACGGTCACACGGATGTGCAGGGAGCGAAGATCGACTTTCTGGCATTTTCGGGACACAAGCTTTACGGCCCTACCGGCATCGGTGTGCTGTATGCTCGCCGCGAATTGCAGGAAGCGATGGACCCGTTCCTGGCGGGTGGTCACATGATTCGTGAGGTGTTCGAGCAGTCGTCGACCTGGGCGGATCCTCCCGCCAAGTTTGAGGCGGGGACCTGTCCGTTTGTCGAAGCGGTCGCCATGAGTACCGCGATCGACTATCTGCGCGCCGTGGGACTTGACAGGATCGCTCAGTACGAACATCAGTTGTCGAGCTACGCCCATCAGCGGATGAGGGAAATTCCTGGAATTCGGCTGCTCGGGCCGTCGGTCGACCACAAGGGGGCGATCCTCAGCTTTGTGATTGAAGGGCTGCATGCTCACGACCTTTCCGATCTTCTGGATCGTCAGGGAGTGGCTATTCGGGCGGGACATCATTGCACGATGCCCCTGCATGACCTGTATGGCCTGACGTCGTCAGCTCGCGCAAGTCTGGCCTTTTACAACACGCGCGGCGAAGTTGATAAACTGGTCGAGGCAATCCTGGGGGCCCAGAAGGTTTTTCAGCGACCGAAACGGAAGTAG
- a CDS encoding Fur family transcriptional regulator — protein MTQNIDIDAVSKTRKLLSDCGLRTTAARLAVMHWLQRATSPATHAEIAADLVPLGFDKATVLRNLTDLVEAGLATRRELGDHVWRFEIRDVSHPDGCQHAHFICVDCGSVTCLHKVELPKSAIKSVTEIGRITEILIRGHCVLCQ, from the coding sequence ATGACTCAAAACATAGACATTGACGCCGTTAGCAAGACGCGGAAACTTCTTTCTGACTGCGGACTGAGAACGACAGCAGCGCGACTGGCGGTGATGCACTGGTTGCAGCGGGCCACGTCTCCAGCAACACATGCGGAAATTGCGGCCGATCTGGTTCCGCTTGGTTTCGACAAAGCGACGGTGCTCCGAAACCTCACCGATCTGGTCGAGGCAGGCCTGGCAACACGCCGGGAACTCGGGGACCACGTCTGGCGATTCGAGATCCGTGACGTGTCGCACCCTGATGGATGCCAGCACGCCCATTTCATTTGTGTCGATTGCGGTAGTGTGACCTGCCTCCACAAGGTCGAACTGCCCAAGTCTGCAATCAAGTCGGTGACCGAGATTGGCCGAATCACCGAAATCCTGATCCGTGGCCATTGTGTGCTCTGCCAGTGA
- the mnmA gene encoding tRNA 2-thiouridine(34) synthase MnmA, giving the protein MAIRVVLAMSGGVDSSAAAVLLKQQGYEVIGLFMRSGAVEETTCRIEPKPKASSAPAVVDALPSPPLPTLPILGAKANKQGCCSASDAADARRVADVLDIPFHALNFSDAFGRIKDYFVDEYLAGRTPNPCVMCNNWLKFGKLWDFAVSVGAERIATGHYARIGTIDGEPALLRGRDRSKDQSYVLAGINREILDRIMFPVGDFNKPEIRELAGEAGLRVATKPDSQEICFIPDNDYVGFLERYRGRPDMAGDFVDPSGNVLGKHSGYDQFTIGQRRGLGITFGEPRFVIRIEPDTRRVVLGKYEDLACYELEADGLSWLKDHLPEKFDCLAQIRYQHTAAPAVVERISDGRVRVQFEAPQYGVAPGQAMVLYEGDRVLGGGWICQPARSEVHV; this is encoded by the coding sequence ATGGCGATCCGCGTGGTGCTGGCGATGAGTGGTGGAGTGGACAGCTCTGCCGCTGCCGTGCTGCTGAAGCAGCAGGGATACGAAGTCATCGGACTGTTTATGCGGTCTGGTGCCGTCGAGGAAACCACTTGCCGAATCGAACCCAAGCCCAAGGCTTCCTCTGCTCCCGCTGTGGTTGACGCGTTACCGTCCCCACCGCTGCCGACCCTGCCGATTCTTGGCGCGAAGGCGAACAAGCAGGGTTGTTGCAGTGCCTCGGATGCAGCCGACGCCCGCCGCGTGGCGGACGTTCTGGATATCCCCTTTCACGCACTGAACTTTTCGGATGCGTTCGGCAGGATCAAGGACTACTTCGTCGATGAGTATCTTGCGGGGCGAACGCCGAATCCCTGCGTGATGTGCAACAACTGGCTGAAGTTTGGAAAGTTGTGGGACTTTGCCGTCAGCGTCGGTGCCGAGCGGATCGCGACGGGGCACTATGCGCGGATCGGAACGATCGACGGCGAACCCGCCTTGCTGCGTGGGCGAGATCGATCGAAAGATCAATCGTACGTTCTGGCGGGAATTAACCGCGAGATCCTCGATCGAATCATGTTCCCTGTCGGTGACTTCAATAAGCCCGAGATCCGTGAACTGGCAGGAGAAGCGGGACTTCGCGTGGCCACCAAGCCCGACAGTCAGGAAATCTGCTTCATCCCTGACAACGACTACGTCGGCTTTCTCGAACGGTATCGCGGTCGACCCGACATGGCGGGTGATTTTGTGGACCCCTCCGGTAATGTTCTGGGCAAACATTCCGGATACGACCAGTTTACGATCGGACAACGTCGTGGGTTAGGGATCACCTTCGGTGAACCTCGCTTCGTGATTCGAATCGAGCCGGACACGCGGCGCGTTGTGCTGGGCAAGTACGAAGATCTGGCCTGCTATGAGTTAGAAGCAGATGGGTTAAGCTGGCTCAAGGACCACCTGCCGGAGAAGTTTGACTGCCTCGCACAGATTCGCTATCAGCACACCGCCGCCCCCGCAGTGGTTGAACGGATATCGGACGGACGTGTTCGCGTGCAGTTCGAAGCACCCCAGTACGGCGTCGCTCCGGGGCAGGCGATGGTCCTGTACGAAGGCGATCGCGTTCTCGGAGGGGGCTGGATCTGTCAGCCCGCGCGAAGTGAAGTTCACGTTTGA
- the glgX gene encoding glycogen debranching protein GlgX, producing MAYQRVWPGRPAPLGATWDGKGVNFAVFSEHATQVDLCLFDSPLATKESARIPLPDQTDHVWNGYLPDIRPGQLYGFRAHGPYDPERGFRFNANKVLLDPYAKGIGRDLIWNDAAFGYHIGDPAGDLSFDERDNADSAPLAAVINPRFNWGGDKPPKTPWHKTLIYEMHVKGFTCKSPWVPRESRGKYAGVACEGTLRHLRSLGVTAVELMPVHHHVDERFLVDRGLTNYWGYNTLAYLAPEMRFASIPNPQQTVNEFKRMVRQLHRNGFEVILDVVYNHTCEGNHLGPTLCLKGLDNTSYYRLADPRRYYQDYTGCGNTLNMQSPRVLQLIMDSLRYWVQEMHVDGFRFDLAAALARELHDVDKLGAFFDIIHQDPILSQVKLIAEPWDVGPGGYQVGNFPVLWTEWNGKYRDCVRKFWRGDGHTASEFATRLCGSSDLYEATGRRPYASINFVTSHDGFSLHDLVSYNHKHNEANGENNNDGDNHNISWNCGSEGPTDDPAVLKIREQQKRNFMTTLLISQGVAMIRSGDEFCQSQGGNNNAYCQDNPISWLRWKLTKEERRFLEFTQRVIRLWKSQPVLQRRKFFQGRMIRGELVKDVVWLTPLGQQMTDEDWNKDYTRCLGMRLEGEMEDEINEKGRPISGDTLLILFNSHNDSIPFLMPPHAENEFWQPLLDTATDSLLKRLTFQEPYPLEGHSLAVLRLNRPKVPFVDRAKSQIWQFVRDQRWQKRIRFPLFRPGNP from the coding sequence ATGGCATATCAACGAGTTTGGCCTGGCCGCCCCGCACCTCTTGGCGCCACTTGGGACGGAAAAGGGGTCAATTTTGCGGTGTTCTCTGAACACGCGACTCAAGTTGATTTGTGTCTTTTCGACTCTCCCCTCGCGACAAAAGAGTCGGCCCGGATCCCCCTTCCCGATCAGACGGATCATGTCTGGAATGGATATCTTCCTGACATCAGACCGGGACAGCTCTACGGGTTTCGTGCCCACGGTCCCTACGATCCCGAGCGGGGATTTCGGTTTAATGCCAACAAGGTCCTGCTCGACCCCTACGCCAAGGGAATCGGACGAGACCTGATCTGGAACGACGCCGCGTTCGGCTACCACATCGGCGATCCGGCTGGTGATCTCAGTTTTGATGAGCGCGACAATGCGGATTCGGCCCCCCTCGCCGCCGTCATCAATCCCCGCTTTAACTGGGGCGGCGACAAGCCCCCCAAGACCCCCTGGCATAAGACGCTCATCTATGAGATGCATGTTAAGGGCTTCACGTGCAAAAGCCCCTGGGTCCCACGCGAGAGCCGCGGAAAATACGCCGGCGTTGCATGTGAAGGAACGCTTCGACATCTGCGGTCCTTGGGAGTGACGGCGGTCGAGCTGATGCCCGTCCATCACCATGTCGACGAACGGTTTCTGGTCGATCGAGGACTCACAAACTACTGGGGTTACAACACGCTGGCGTACCTGGCGCCCGAGATGCGGTTCGCCTCGATCCCGAACCCGCAGCAGACGGTCAATGAATTCAAGCGGATGGTTCGCCAGCTTCATCGAAATGGCTTTGAGGTCATTCTTGACGTGGTCTACAACCATACCTGCGAAGGAAATCATCTAGGCCCGACACTGTGCCTGAAAGGGCTCGACAACACCTCCTATTACCGTCTCGCTGACCCCCGCCGCTATTACCAGGACTACACCGGCTGCGGAAATACCCTGAACATGCAGTCGCCCCGCGTTCTGCAATTGATCATGGACAGCCTGCGTTACTGGGTGCAGGAAATGCACGTTGACGGTTTTCGCTTCGATCTGGCAGCGGCGTTGGCACGTGAACTTCATGACGTCGATAAGCTGGGGGCGTTCTTCGACATTATCCACCAGGACCCCATCCTGTCCCAGGTGAAGTTAATTGCCGAACCATGGGACGTCGGGCCGGGGGGTTACCAGGTGGGGAACTTCCCCGTCCTGTGGACCGAGTGGAACGGAAAGTATCGCGATTGCGTGCGTAAGTTTTGGCGCGGCGACGGACACACCGCCAGCGAGTTCGCCACACGCCTGTGCGGCAGTAGTGATCTCTACGAAGCAACAGGCCGCCGCCCCTACGCGAGCATCAACTTCGTCACGTCTCACGACGGATTCTCACTGCATGATCTGGTTTCATACAACCACAAGCACAATGAAGCCAATGGCGAAAACAATAACGACGGAGATAATCACAACATCAGCTGGAACTGTGGATCCGAGGGCCCCACAGATGACCCGGCAGTACTGAAAATTCGCGAACAGCAGAAGCGAAATTTCATGACCACTCTCCTGATATCACAGGGGGTCGCCATGATTCGCAGCGGGGATGAATTCTGTCAGTCGCAAGGTGGCAACAACAACGCCTACTGTCAGGACAACCCGATCAGTTGGCTGCGATGGAAACTGACGAAAGAAGAAAGACGGTTCCTGGAATTCACGCAGCGAGTCATTCGACTCTGGAAGTCGCAACCCGTCCTGCAGCGACGAAAGTTTTTTCAGGGACGAATGATTCGCGGCGAGCTGGTCAAGGACGTCGTCTGGCTCACTCCGCTCGGCCAGCAGATGACGGATGAAGACTGGAACAAGGACTACACCCGTTGCCTTGGAATGCGACTTGAAGGGGAGATGGAAGACGAGATCAATGAAAAGGGGCGCCCCATCTCAGGGGACACGCTCCTCATCCTGTTCAATTCGCACAACGACTCGATCCCCTTCCTGATGCCCCCGCACGCCGAGAATGAGTTCTGGCAACCCCTGCTCGACACGGCAACCGATTCCCTCTTGAAGCGGCTGACGTTCCAGGAACCGTATCCACTGGAAGGTCATTCCCTGGCTGTTCTCAGGCTGAATCGTCCAAAAGTACCTTTCGTCGATCGGGCCAAGTCACAGATCTGGCAATTCGTGAGGGACCAGCGCTGGCAGAAGCGTATTCGCTTCCCCCTGTTCCGCCCCGGAAACCCCTGA